The Venturia canescens isolate UGA chromosome 7, ASM1945775v1, whole genome shotgun sequence genome segment AGCCACTCTGACCTGGAAGATGCACTTTTCGAGAACTAACACAGAGCGACGCTCTTGTCAATTTACACAATTAATCGTTATTTTAAACTGTCTAATCAAAATCAAAAGTTATACAATGCTTAATTCTTGATCTGTTAAACATGACTGGCTATTTCACTGGAAACCAAACTCTTTGgttttactaaaaaattgtCTCTAAAAACCGATTTATAAACAATTATAAACACTTATGTAAGTTATGAAAAATGGGATATAAAACATTAGCACGATCGGTAAAGCAGGTCGAACTAcagggaagaagaaaaaacctgtaaacatatatatgTTATATATCTTTTGGCTTTTGGGTCTTCAGTCATCACGCTACACAGGAACTCTCACAGACACCAATTcgtttcgtcaatttttcgttGCAAAACGGGTTTATAGATTTCGGAGCCGATCTAACTTCTAGTGAGCAAAATGATTGGGAAGAGGCATTTGGAGTTGGCGATGAAGTGGTAAATATGAAAAGAGAAGACACCTTTAACCTTAGCAGCTGATCGTTATTGTAAAATCGTTCGTTCAGTGTgtgttttcgatattttcactTATGTAATCTTGTTTCTCATCATCTCAGGGTAAATATTGCTTGATTTTCACAGGCTCCCCTCGGCAGCAACTTACGGAACAACCGCCGGCATTGGAATAGTTTATTTAACCGAATGGAAACTGATCATGCAAAACCTGCCGTTTTACGAAACGTTCTGGAAGGCCAGGGAGAAAGAATAATGACCGAATGAGGATTTGTGTCAAAAATGTCTTAATGAATATTGTATGTTCTTCAGTAGAATAAGTGATTGTGCACGCTGATTTAGAAATCCTATTTctggcaataaaaaaaaattccataaaggACATTCGGGACTTGATCAGTCAAATGAACAACAATGAttgcaaataaataaattgtacaaaatatTTCCTCTTGGTTATTTATTCATTACAAATAAAGTCAATAGATTATTGGATAAAATTCTTTCGAAGCTTCATTTTCTAGTGCTCGTTGACTCCGCTTTGGATATTCTTTTCAGTTTCCAATTCCAGCTGATACAATGATTCAGCAAGTGCCAtcgaattattcaattttctttctttcatcaATGGCCCAAATACATATCtgaatattgaataaaaaatcaatttgcaTAAATCAACTCTTCTTTCATTCGTTGTTTATATTTAAAGAATAAAGTGTATTTACTTGCTTAAGAATATGGTTAATGCACATCCACCCATGCCTATTGTACCCAGGAGAAACATTCCCACCTGTGCGTTCATAGATGCCGGctttttactatgattttgAACATGTTTcaatcattattttataatcTACTTATTATTTTAATCTGTTTATCTCCtagtttcattatttcttgtTTACAAATTATTGTCAAAtcagttgataaaaaaaaaattggaaaaaaaacaatgatgtTGCTATGACCGCTTATTGAGTCAATacagtttttgttttctctattGTTTGTCCGTCAGTTTGTAATTGTTTATCCATTTTTTAGATGTATTCTAACAGTATTTTTATGGATAACATATTGGAGGTTAAGTTATGTGAACCAACCTCATTCTGATggatcaattattattttgtcttCAGATTTCTTTTCGGCCcagtatttttcaatcgagGGTTTCCAAATGTATATACCTGAAATACCGCCAAGTATCGTAACTATAAAAATATCGGTAAAATTATAACCGATGGGCTTTCGTATGCCCCACATAGTATCATAGTATTCCTTCCGTGGGACACAGAGCCAGAGACAGAGATGACAAAAACAACATTCGGCGCGGCGCTGTTGTAGCAGACGACATGCACACATGGACACCTGCTCGATcgagcgacgataaaaattgatcgaattttttcgatcgatcggattgccaaagtttttttttgttttttttttaaaaaatttgtatcatTTTAATATATAAGGATTGTGCATGGTTGCAAGTAGATCGATTATTATCAATTCTGTTTTGTAAAATCGAtataaacaattaaaaatatgtacaaattttgcaaagtttttgttgtatttgcTTATGATTGTAGATGTAATCGAAACTTTTGTAGATATCGTACAAATAGATATAGAAATCAGATTTTGCCGGTAAACTTATGAAACTTATTATAAGTGTCATAAAGAGTTTGGAATATGCCCCGTGTAGAAGTTGGCAGAGTTCTGGAAAGCAGAGAAATGGCATGTTGGTCGCATATGCTGAGAAAATGTCCAACAGAATCTTCCAATGGCccctgaaaaatattaaattaattCCAAATAATACCAGAACTCGTTGACAgatgaaattgataaaaaataaaatcatatcAATTTAGTTTTTCACCTTAACTCTAGGAGGTATTACACCTTCTGAAAATATTCCAACAAGATCAGCGATCACATAAGGACTGATTCGaaccaaatcttttttcagttTGACCAAAGCATTGGTAAATCtgaaattattaatgaaaaaaaaaatataacatcaacgaatttttaagaaaatctaCAAGATCTGATAAGTTCAAGGAgatttaaattatttaaatacAACTATGGAATGTAGACATTAGGGTGATTCTTGATTGAGGTTGAAATTATTCTTTTCAAATTCCCCGCCTGGTTCGATTCCAAATCACTAAAAAAGATACCACGAAAGAGCTGTGGTCAGTGGGATGATGGGAAATGGTGCCTGTAAATctgaatcgattgaaaaaaaaggtattTTATATTAAAGTAATGTTTTTCCGCTGGGGCCTATTCTTCCTGATATTTTATAAGTTCCCTCGGCATATGGGCTAtgccgaaataattttaattctttaataGCTTTCATTCTCAACAGTCTCAACTTCTGTTTCTTTCTTTCAGTCTCAACAAGCTGACACAAGCCTacgaaacaaaattatttcgtttcaTCGGCCCtggaaaaagacaaaaaagcaAATTACTGAGCAACGGATCCCAGAAACGACAGATACATAAATTCATGCAGATTAGCATGGGATACAACCGCTTTTCCTCCAGGTCACGAAGACAATATAAGAGGAAATAATGATCtagaaattttagaaaatataattctcTTCAGGAGcaaagaacaaaaaatcattcgatgaTTAATTACTGGGCATACAGGAAAACAATGCATCACAGGCAAAGATAATCAGTTGAAGCGATTGGAGGTGGGTGCATGACGTAGTTACATAAATACTTGAATAGTTGTTCTTAATTACGATTGACAAGGGTTTCAAGTACACTTGGACGACTCAACGTGATCTGGATAGatagaataaaaagaatagCAACCGAAGATAAAACAAACAGAAATTTGACTAAAGTCGAAACAATGACCGGACTTACCGGCACCCTTTCCCATCATCCCACTGACTACAGCTTTTTCGTGGTGTCTTTTTCAGTGATTTGGAATCAAATCagggggaggggaggggggggtggaatttgaaaaaaaaaaattcaaccccAATTAAGGATCACCCTAGTATACATATACGGAgtgagaatataaaaaatggaatgaCAATGAGAAACAATGAAACTACCGtagttgaaaacaaaaaaaatcatatttgagAAATGTTGCGACTTACTTTTCGATATCAAGAGCTAAACATCCGAGTATTCGTAGCCTCGACGAATCATTATCCTTTCTCGATTCACGAACAACGAGTTCCACGATCTTCCTATACAACCCAAGCAGAATAGGCAATCGATCGATAATAATCGGCGCGTTGAATTTTACCAAAGAGGAGGATAAAACGAGAGCATACTCGCAAGCGTTCAATTCTGCCTCTTTCAACGATCGTGCAACAAGTAGAGTTACGAGATCGATACTTTTCTCGATAACGTGCAGGGATTCAGGCAATATGCTGCGCACGAATTGCAAGACAGGCGGCCAAAAGTtgacatgaatatttgaaattagTAGAGCTTGAAGCAAATAATGTAGagcagttattcgaaatttttgacGAGCATCTCTCATTGGTATACTCGTCACACAATTCCAAATAATCAGAGAGCGTTTGAAAGTAACATCGTCCGACGCTGTAAGGGCCGTAAtctggaaaatattttaaaaacgaaaaattaatatATTTCTAACGGCACATCgtttttcaggattttttttttttgtttcatttacgAGTTCGCAGATTTTCCTTACAGTTTGTGAATGAAGTAgcataaaaagttttttcaacgccttgggctctgctctttccaaGATGGGAAGAGCGATATCTTTTACGGGATTATTGAGCACATGTGGCCAAacattttttagaattttttcattcagatCCAATTTTCCACCAAGTTTCAACACCACACTCATCAAATGTAGACcttctgtgataaattttccatCTGTTACTGCATCAGTCTAGAAATAAAGCTTTGTAAAATGATGAACAGATAACACAACGAGAATTTGCTAGTCGTTAAATAATTGTTTACCAGAAAAATCTTGTTTATAATGGATTTCGTGATAGCCATTAAATTTTCCGGTATTTGTCCATTCGTTGTAGAAACTCGTAGAGCTAAAGTGAAGCGTTTAATATTATCGGGATCTTTAAATTCGTCATTCATGTTGTCGAGTAATTTTCTGCTCAACCTTTGTTCGGcctttttaaatatttccttCTCTTCACCCTTCAGTTTCGGCTTTACACGCTCGATACACTCCAACAACAGAGCAGTCGAAGAATCAgtcttttgagattttttcaccaaaattttcaacgtttcccaattggaaatattttttaatgacgATTCGATGACCCTTCGGTTCGATTTGTCATGCGTTAATTCGTAAATCAGTGAATCTGAATCAATCAGATCAATTACATCGATATCCAATTTTTCTGACAAATctgtttaacaaaaaaaaaagaaatcaattaATAACGACTTTATAAGtccatgaaaattcattaaactATGCACCAACATTAAACTATGCACTAACCGATTGAAATGCGTGAACAAATCTGTAGAATTGTCTCGTTGCCCCTAGACtcatttttaatcgaataaataacgagaaagagagcttTTCTGAAATCGAGTCCGAAATATTTCAACGGTAAATGCAACAAGATTCGCAAATCTTTTTCCACAATAGACAACGATTCCTCATTCAAAGTCTTCCATTCTTTTCTTGTTAAATCACTTTTCATATGCTTCGTTAACTTCGACGTACTGCCacgattcaaaattttcaccTGTGTCAATTCAAacgcatcattttttttcttctttttgtaTCTAGTTAATCTTCATAATTATgaataaaatcataaaattaccACATCGACGTGTCCTGCGATTGTTTTCGTCATACTTTCGTTGACTTTTTCCGAGATATCGACGAGTATCTGATACACAAGAGATTTTAAAAATCTCTCGTCATTCTGCACGCTTTCGACGTTCAGTCTCTTCAGGGGCTGTAAATCTTTGGTCTGTGAACACTTCAAATCATCCAAAAGATGTTTCGCTAATTCAGCAATTTGTGAATTGTTCATTGATGATATAACGTGTGGACTATGATCGAGTATAATTGACCAAGAGTTTTCGAAACCATCCAGCAGGTTCGACGAATCGAAGGGTTTGCTCTCTTCCAAATTTCGTCCCATTTGCTGGACTAAAATCCTGTTCTGCAATTTCGTAATCGATTATTGATGTTAAAAAGAAGTTCAAGTACCTGAGAGTTCGGGAAGTATGAAATTCGGGAATgtaaaaatagaacgaatgtATACCATTGCTTTTTTACAATTGAGGCTATCGATATTTTCCATGATTTCTCGAACTCGACTCTCagaaattggaaaatcaagCTTTTGCGATACTGCATCAGGCACGTAATGTTCCATCCAAGCGTGCATACTATCCCAATACCAAACAACGCTCAGCACTGccgcaatcattttttcattatccccGATTTCCATTATTGTGTCAGTTAACAAGGAAATCGTTTTTCCAAGTTCTCTCAGGCCTTGAATAAATTTATCCTGACTGGAAATTTGAATGGAATGATCAAATATCCGGACGCCTTCGAAGTATGCTGACATTAAATCAGCTGTGGCTTGCAACATGAAAGTCCCAACTTCTGAAAATATGCTTTTCATTATCTAGAATTCagtaattttttcgaaatcggACGAGTTTGTGGTTTGCATTTTGGAAAAGTTTGACAACTGGTTCAacaatttcaattgaaataatcggaaaaatgaggaaacaactttttaaaatactcacttttatttttagtaACCATAGCGGCGCAGTTGTTGAGATGATAAATGAGAGTTCTGAGCACACCGATAGTTTGCGCGCTTGTCATATTTCCGACCGATTTactgaaatgttttttaaagCCCACAGGAAAAACggtttcaaaattcaatttcaatttattactCTCTTCGAGTTTTATCTCAACAGCTTTAAGAATCCATGGAATGAGTTTTTGTTCTCGTCTTAAACGCACTCCAGCCTCGATAATTGCGACCATAAGATCCGTATACGAATTGATCtcgtctccattttttttttcttcgaatagaATGCGCTCAAAGATATTTTGCATCTTTGTTTCAATAATGAGGGGATTGAGCACGGCGATGCTTTCCAAAGCTTTGTAGTGAACGTCGTTCAAAATCTCTGATGAAATTACTTCGTCGATCAACATttgtaaatattcaaaaagtGTTGATTCCCCAATTTTATTCTGATAATCAAATCCCACATTCGATAACTGTTGTTTAATATTTGCAAAGACTTTAACCTTGACAGGGCCGGCAGAATTCATCAAATTCCTAAACACACGGTCTATGGTTGCTGGATCATTTTTGTAAGAACCAGCAGCAGctcgaaaaatgtatgaaaacgCAACAACTGTAATTTGCACTTCGTAACtatctactttttttttcaattcttcaaaCAACTTCAACACAAAATTATCTTCTTTTCCAATGAAATCTTTAAACTGCAAAAATCTTGATTTGCCAAATATTAATTGTTGAATACACTTGTGAATTTCAGCCCCCAGTCTATCATGCTGATTCATATTAACAAGACTGCATAACGGATACAACATTTGTGAGATTAAGATCTCAGCTATTTCGTCTTTATTGGTCGATTGTTTATAACAAGTAACCAAGCATTCGATAccatgaattacacaagttcGTCCTTCATCTTTCAATAATGCCTCTCCTTCATCTATGTTTCTATTTGATTTTCTGGCAGAAATACAAGCTACAAGGCTTGTGATTAAATTAGCGATAGACAAGAGATTGGTTTGAAAGTAGCGATGCATTTCTCGGTTGAGAAAAATCATTGTGCAAGCCTCCATAACTTCTCGGAGTTCTGTGCTCTCTGCGTGGCTTAATTTTCTTATCAAGGTATCGACCAGAATTTGCTTGATATCGGTTTTGAAAATAACCATGGGACAAAACATTTTGAACCTCAGACATTTGGTCAGCGTGTTTAAAATGGGAGCAGAATTTGTTCCCTCCTTCTCTATCTGTTCGCACAGCCATCTTAAAACAAGGTCTTCTTTTCGTGTCACAGGGAAATCTTCGCTCGTAAAAGTGTTTTCTGCTAATTTCAAACGCTTCGCTAATGGCTCCTCATTGCTTTCCAATCTACGACTCAGCTCTGTGAAACAAGGTTAAATTGCGACATTGAAGCGGTTTGTTTTCattgttaaattgtttaaGAAATTGTATTAAAACTATATTGGAATTGAACGATCGATACTTACCTCTTGAGAGAGCCATTTCCGTGTTTTTACACTTTAATCATGTAAGAATTTTGTCATTTAAATCTGTGTcagtttgaaaaagtttttaagtTATTCTAAAGCACGTGGAgcacgtgttttcacttgaattgagaaaattgaaattataaaTTGATCTGTCCACTGAAAGATCCAAGTGGCGCCAtcccttgaattttttttcattacttttctcTGCTGCTGGTGCTGCTATAGCAGAGCTCGTTTGgcgaatctctctctctctctctctctttgtgaTTGCCGCTAACTAAAAAAGAAGTTGTTCCGGTCGATCGTTGCTTGACAATTGTAAGCGAACGTCGCATATTTACCAGAACTGCCAGAACAGAGAACCACCAGAAGAACCAAGAAGAACAAATCTATACCGAGTGAATCGATATTACTGCCTATATATTTCGATCAAACTTTTAGTTTTCTCACTTTATTGGTATACcggtagaattaatatttttggAAACATTAAATTACGTGCCATATAAAATGGTTGATTATAGCAAGTGGAAGGATATAGAGGTAAGAATAAATACACATTAACGCTTCGTTTTCTTGGTTATAAGCTTCTAGAAAGTTTCGTCTAAACTGCGTGGAATTTTCCAAAGTTCTCCTTTTAACCTTGTGCTTTCTTGTGATGTAAATCCTAATTTCTCTTTTGAATGTTTCACATCAGATTAATATTAGTTTTAAAGGTAACACTTGAtgttaccttttttttctatttgttttgATTCGTCACCCAGGAcattgcaaaatttttttttttatcgacataCGAGAATCATGATGAAGTTTGTTGTTGCACCATAATAAGATAAATAATGATTCATAACGGTAAAAACGACTATAATGCTTGAATTAATTAAATGACATATGTACACGCGTGCATgaacacatacacacacacacaccgttgaagaataaaaatcattatttcaaacATGATTATCtttgttaataaatattacacGATAAATAAATGGTTACGATAACGATACTGACAATTACTTCTCTATGATTGATGAACAGATTTCTGATGACGAGGATGATACACATCCCAATATTGATACTCCGTCTTTATTCAGATGGCGGCATCAAGCCCGTATCGAACGAATggaagagcaagagagagaacaACGAGAGTTCCAACAACTGAAATTAGAGTAAGCGTTGCTCAAGTTTCAGGAGCTTAGTTATCCACAATTGATGAAGAATAAAGTTGTTGGTATTGCCTAAGTTTTTTACAACCCCGGTAGGTCTCTGTGTAAATCTGACACTGTTGAAACAGAAACAACGAATTATGAGCACTTAACAGATCTGACAAGAACATAAAATACAAGTGTATCcttataaaaaacaaaatgagtaTGATTAGGAGCGTTTTAAAAATAggcaaaaatggaaaaattctaTGACACTTATCGTGTTATATCGATCATTTGATTAATAGGAAGAGATTAGAAATGTATGAAACTCTCAAGGACAGggatttttatattaaaattcgactttttcttttacacgaGATTTATGCATaatatcaatgaatttttcatacgTTCACTCGCATGACAGAACTGTGCAAAAGTGATAAAATCTGTTGAAATGTGTTCAGTAATTCTTCAAATTGCCCTCCTACATTCATATGCCCTGGATCATGGACGGATATCATAGGTTTTGAAATGTCATGTGTTTCATCCAACTCATTCGTTGactatttttaatgaaaaatttccatttcAAGAACTGAGAGAAAGCTCAAAGAGCGAAAGAACGAACTAGAAGCTCTggaggagaaacaaaaaaggaTACCATGCAACACGGAGGAGTTGTCGACACTGAAGAAAGCAATAGAGGAATTAGAGATCGAGCAAAGAAAGATCAAGGCGAAAGAGGaagatttgaagaaaaaagaaaaattgagacCCTGGAATGTGGATACGATCGGACATGCGGGATTTACGAAAACGGTGATAAACACAAAACCAGCAAGGAAGGAAGATGAATCCGAATTACCGGACGAAGTgagggaaaaaagaatgaaggaTTTTGTgaaggaaaatgagaaaaaattgaaggaattcGGAATGCTGAGACGATACGATGATAGCAAAAAATTCTTGCAAGAAAATCAACAGCTGGTTTGCGAAAATACTGCAAATTATTTGGTCATTTGGTGCATCAATCTCGAAATGGAAGAAGTGGGTTTACTTGAGtttgattttgattatttttatctatAATTTGTTATTTACACCTCATATTTTACCAGATAATTTAATTTCCACAGAAACATGTATTGATGGAGCACGTCGCTCATCAGTGCATGTGTATGCAATACATCCTCGAACTGTCCAAGCAATTGGACGTTGATCCGAGAGCCTGTGTCGGCTCATTCTTCAGCCGTATTCAAATAGCCGAGGTCGAATACAAAAAGTCTTTCGAGGACGAGCTTACCGCCTTCAAGGATCGGATACGTAAGAGAGCAGCAGAAAAAGTTGCTGAGGCTCTTAAAGAGGATGAAGAGGAGGAACGCTTGGCTCGCCTTGGACCTGGAGGCCTTGATCCTGTTGAAGTCTTTGAGTCTCTGCCTGAGGTGAAAATACTCGTTCAACATTTTGTCCCACGCATTGGAAACTATTAAATAATATCCCACGCGATTTTTTAATGTCGGTTTCCCGTTACAGGCCCTTCAAAAATGCTTCGAGGTTCAAGACATTCCTCTGCTGCAAAAAACAATAGATGAAATGCCTGAGGAAGAAGCCAAATATCACATGAAACGATGTGTCGACAGCGGTTTGTGGGTACCGGATgcaaaatcaaaaaacaaaagcaCATTATTAAACGAAGGTGACCAAGAGGAGGAAAATTTATTGAGTGAGAAAAAACCAGTCGATCATGAATAATCCAcccaataattatttttcatcaaaatttttttcaagttagtAAACACATTCTTACACTTCCGTACTCTGTGAAGAACAAATTGACCTTTatcttttcactttatttTATCCATCAAATGAATCATGCGTTAAACTAGAATTTATCAAATATTTCTATAAATTTGTTTTACCGAAACCCAATcatcattgaataaaataattgctATTATTAGACATTGCAATCGtaacattaaaaataaatggatgatgatttatttttcttatcctATCCTAAAAAGAATTTCTAGAACGTTTCAGCATCAATGACTCGcgccatttctttttttttctccataaaCTCAAAATCCTGTGTTGAATTTCATGTGAATATAAATGTATTACTCGCACCTAAACGGGGAAAAATTGTTCAGAacttgtttaaaaaatttcagagtaaaaaatatatatataatataataataacgtGTAAAATTTCAGGTGAAATTTTACACGTTAAAAAAGCCCTAAATAGTATATTGTCGTTTctcaattgaaatttgaatatgccgccaaaaaaatcattcgatatttcgatatgCGAGAGTAGCAGCACATGCGTTCGCGGAAATCGTGAGCATGCGCGACCGGAAATGGCGTAGTAGTAGTATATCGAACGTTCGGGATTCTCCTCCTTTTCCGGTGTTGATGTGCCAAATGGTCTTTGGGTAATATTTTACGTCTCTCATTCTGAAAGCTTTACGCaagattatttatttgaaaaaaaaacaatactacGCACAGTCCCggtgattgaaatttttgcaaaCTTAACGTTGCACGCATTTGCTGTAAATAAGTTAATTTAATGTCGTAAATACATCGTTTCAAGTTGGAACTCCGCTTTGGTGAATCGCTTGTTCTATAACCGCTGTGTCCCCTGCCTGGcttctatacatatatataaattttttttcagaatcatAAGCCTAAGTAAGAACGGTTCACAATTTTCCACCATAGACGGCGCTTCATTCTCTTACAGACTCTAGGactcgttctttttttcattttctatttttttttattgttcttcACTATCCACGTTAAATATGATACTTTATTGCACGCTTGTGGACGAGCGATTCCTtggtgaatttatttcgtgctacaaagtgaaaattatttgTGTTACtgcaatatttattattcttcgtTCTGTGACTTAACAAAACTGCATGCGCTATTTTTACTCGGATAAATTTGGGCGTTGCACGAAATTTCGTGGTGTTTTTGGTTTGCTTTTCGATTCATATTTTATGTGCAAATCTCGCTACGAAGCACCGCTTCTCAACAACGTACTcccaaaagaaaaataccatGTCTAAACGTAATCTATATAATTATAAATCGATGTGTTTGAACCAATCCCGATATGCGCGAGTAGAAATGGCGAAAAGTGTATGGTGGCTTGTGGGTAAACTAACTCGTAAAATCAAAATGGCGTGGCGTCTGAacgttaaataatattttttacgcATCATCGATAAACGTGAATATCTCGTATTCAGGTCAGGAAGAAATAAGAATATTTAGAAAATTAATCATTAAAGTCGCATGTGTTGGTAGAGAAGAAAGTGTGCGGAAAATTCTATTCATaattttgattaatttcaTTGGTGAATCTCGTATACTTGATATTTCTCGCGAATATTATGAATAAATTTGCTCAATGAACCGTGTGTTATCTCTAAAGATTGATAAATGCATGTATTAGGAAAGAAtgaaagagagatagaaaaaaagaacgcgCACTGCGGCGAAGCTCGTTTTCTCGTTTAATCGTATTAGGTTCACCGGGCCGCGGGCCACGAACGAgaagaggggagggggggggggggcatcgCGATGATGCTGCACACCACCGAACTGTCCGAGTGGCTAAGGGAAGAAGGGGGAAAGGTACggttgcgcgcgcgcgcgcccgcgtTGCATTATGGGTAGACGGGCGGGAGGATGGACGGGGGGAGAACGAAAAGAACGAAGAACGAGACGAGGGTTCACAAAATGGCGGCCAAGCTCAGGCCAGCGACCATATAGTACGTGttaaattcgatatttttttatgatgtCGGGTGTTTCAGTAACAACTTTTGTACACTAATGAGATCGGGTGTCATCGTATCTACGTATTAAAGTTGTTTTAAACGAAAATAGTGTTACGGAATTTGTAAAAAGAATAATATAGGAGGCTAAGTGAGACGCGTAGACGGGAACGATGCAGGTGAGTGGGGAAAATCGGGCTCGGAGGCAAGTTTGTCGAAACGAATTCAATGTTAATAGTGTTTAGATCGAAATCGTTGTACTTTTTTGTCGAAAATAAGGTATTTCCGGAACTTGTGTTacgcgataaataaaaaaatcttcgaatTATAACTCTGCCGTCGGTGTTGTTTGGAATATTGAGATATTCACGTTGCCACATGCGTTTTTCATGCCACCAAATATTAGCCCATAAAACGCTTTATTATCGCCAAATTATTAGtggatatttatttatttgtgtgAAAAAGGATTGGGCGGGGTCGTATggtacttggaaaaatgaaaaatcgtcgacCTGCTTGTAAGATTTTTCACAACTTCACCAAGTATTCGCTTCTTCATAATAACCTACAAGTTTGTTTACATTCATTCTTTAagccttttttcaatgaaaatgtcATTGTTCCAGCCTAATTATCGCTCCATATCGTACTTCATGATTTTTCTAATGCGCTGCATTGGtctaatcaaaattttgtGACGGACCCATTTTTGCAAATTGAGCCCAAACTTTGACCTCAGCATTGTTCATCCGTCATGTTCTTACATCTTTGATACCCCCTATTTCTTAGTGCGCCGTCCTCTTTTATCTCAAACTTTATCAACCTTCTCTACGatctatcattattttttttctcaaactttattccattttctctTATggcgtatattttttttcccaatttttcccAGCATAATGTCTTAACTGAATGAACTCAAGCGGACGAGACACAAAATTCTAATCGA includes the following:
- the Cdc37 gene encoding hsp90 co-chaperone Cdc37 isoform X1, producing MVDYSKWKDIEISDDEDDTHPNIDTPSLFRWRHQARIERMEEQEREQREFQQLKLETERKLKERKNELEALEEKQKRIPCNTEELSTLKKAIEELEIEQRKIKAKEEDLKKKEKLRPWNVDTIGHAGFTKTVINTKPARKEDESELPDEVREKRMKDFVKENEKKLKEFGMLRRYDDSKKFLQENQQLVCENTANYLVIWCINLEMEEKHVLMEHVAHQCMCMQYILELSKQLDVDPRACVGSFFSRIQIAEVEYKKSFEDELTAFKDRIRKRAAEKVAEALKEDEEEERLARLGPGGLDPVEVFESLPEALQKCFEVQDIPLLQKTIDEMPEEEAKYHMKRCVDSGLWVPDAKSKNKSTLLNEGDQEEENLLSEKKPVDHE
- the Cdc37 gene encoding hsp90 co-chaperone Cdc37 isoform X2; this encodes MEEQEREQREFQQLKLETERKLKERKNELEALEEKQKRIPCNTEELSTLKKAIEELEIEQRKIKAKEEDLKKKEKLRPWNVDTIGHAGFTKTVINTKPARKEDESELPDEVREKRMKDFVKENEKKLKEFGMLRRYDDSKKFLQENQQLVCENTANYLVIWCINLEMEEKHVLMEHVAHQCMCMQYILELSKQLDVDPRACVGSFFSRIQIAEVEYKKSFEDELTAFKDRIRKRAAEKVAEALKEDEEEERLARLGPGGLDPVEVFESLPEALQKCFEVQDIPLLQKTIDEMPEEEAKYHMKRCVDSGLWVPDAKSKNKSTLLNEGDQEEENLLSEKKPVDHE